CCCTTATCACTTTGACTCCTTGGAAAAGAATCCATCCCAATCTGGTTTCCATTCCTTTGGATACGAAGGTTACTGTTCCTTACGGAATCTTGACGACTAAGTTTCCTGGCAGTAATGTGGAAAGATTTTTGGTTGAATTCTCTAAGATTTATAAATCTTTAAAGTAACTAATATAGGAGAACGGGACATAACATAGTCAACGTTTAAATATTAATACAAATAAGCCATACCAGCAGCTTCAATTTCATCATCAGTATCTTGTTCAGAATCCTGATCGCCAGTTAAACGAACAACGTCTTTTAGAATCATCAACTCTTCATTAGTAGGTACGACTAAAACTTCAGCGGAGGATTGTTTAGAACTGATCCGGTGAATCCCCGTACCACTTTCATTTGCTTGTTCATCAATTCTAATACCTAAGTAACTAAAGTGTTCCATAATCTTAGCTCTGATTTCGGCATTCCTAGCTCCAGTTCCAGCGGTAAAGATTATAGCATCAACACCATTCAATAGAGAAATATAAGAACCGATATACTTAACAATTCGATTGACATAAATTTGAATAGCTAACTCTGATCTTGAGTTAGTCTCTCTGGTTGAAATCAAATCACGTAAATCAGGGGAAACACCAGAAATACCTAATAAGCCAGACTTATTATTTAAAATGTCGACCATTTCGTCTACATCTTTTATATTGAGTTTCTTCATCAAATAAGCTACTAATGATGGGTCAATATCACCAGCACGAGAGCTCATTGTCAAACCAGACTCCGGCGTGAAGCCCATTGAAGTATCGACTGATTTGCCACCATCAATTGCATCAATCGAAGCGCCACTACCTAAATGACAGGAGATGATCTTTAAATCTTCAATTGGTTTGTGGAGAAATTCCGCAGCCTTTTGGGAGACGTAACGGTGACTGATTCCTTGGGCGCCAAACTTTCTAGCCCCATATTTTTCATAATACTCGTACGGAATACTATAGAGATAATTTACTGGTTTCATTGTTTGATGAAACGAAGTATCAAATGCTGCAACTTGGGTTACTCCCGGCAACAGTTTTTCAAAAGCCTTGATTCCCGCCACTTGACTAGGGTTGTGCAATGGTGCAAGTTCTGAAAGATCACTTATTTGTTGAATGACTTGAGGAGTCACTACCACTGAGTCTTTGAAAATAGTTCCTCCCGCTACGATTCTATGACCTACACGAGAAATTTCATCGTAACTCTCAATTGCCCTTGACGAAATCAACATCTGCAAAGTTTCCTGAACAGCTGCTTCATGAGTCAGGATTGCTTCATCCTTACGAATTTTTTTACCATTATATTTAAGTTCAAAAACAGAATTTGATTGACCTAAACGATCGACCATTCCCTCAGCAACGATTTCTTCATCAGGCAAATTATACAATTTCCACTTAAAAGTTGAACTACCTGAATTTACAATTAATACTTTCGACATTTATACCACCAACCTACTACAAAATGATAAATACATTTCAGTTTTAATTAAAAAACAATATGAACATATAATTATGATTGTTCCTTGTTCACTTCTTAATATATTATCTTTTGAAAACGATGTCAAGGATTGGAACGTACCACATAATTTTGTGGTTGGTGTCAATGTTAGAACGACACGACTTTAGTCTATTTTTAGATCAATAAATTTATCTAAAACATTTTTTCTGTCTATTAAACCCAAAGAAAAAAAGTATCCTCAATTATGAAGATACCTTATATATTGAATTCTTATTATTCAGCTGTCTGTTTTACGCCACTTTGTGAATCATCAATCTTTAAATATCCACGATAATTATCATTAGAGAAAGAAATTTCTTGACTACCTTGATTCAATTTTTTTGCGTGTTCCTCGCCCCAAATTGACATATCTATCAAAACTCTACGCAAACTCTTCCCCTCATCAGTCAAAGAATATTCAACATGTAACGGCA
This sequence is a window from Companilactobacillus alimentarius DSM 20249. Protein-coding genes within it:
- a CDS encoding acetate/propionate family kinase, whose translation is MSKVLIVNSGSSTFKWKLYNLPDEEIVAEGMVDRLGQSNSVFELKYNGKKIRKDEAILTHEAAVQETLQMLISSRAIESYDEISRVGHRIVAGGTIFKDSVVVTPQVIQQISDLSELAPLHNPSQVAGIKAFEKLLPGVTQVAAFDTSFHQTMKPVNYLYSIPYEYYEKYGARKFGAQGISHRYVSQKAAEFLHKPIEDLKIISCHLGSGASIDAIDGGKSVDTSMGFTPESGLTMSSRAGDIDPSLVAYLMKKLNIKDVDEMVDILNNKSGLLGISGVSPDLRDLISTRETNSRSELAIQIYVNRIVKYIGSYISLLNGVDAIIFTAGTGARNAEIRAKIMEHFSYLGIRIDEQANESGTGIHRISSKQSSAEVLVVPTNEELMILKDVVRLTGDQDSEQDTDDEIEAAGMAYLY